AGCAAAGAGATGTTCTGGCATTGAAAATGCTAGTATTTTAAACAATGACAGTACGATTGATGATTTTTCATACTCATTTTTGTTCATGACAATGCAGAATTGAGAGTCATTTCAGGAGAGACACTAGATAATCATTATAAAAAATATGAGATGGGGGAGCAGGTATTATGTTTTTTAAAAAAAAACATGAGCAGGATGATAGCCGGATTGAAGAAAAACCACCGGAACAGACTCAACTGGAAAAAGTCAGGCAACAGATAAGAGAAGCGGAATTGCCCGTGAGGCAAGAGAGGCAGCGGAGAAGGAGGTTGAAAAACTGGAAAAAACTGATGCTGCTGTAGCAGAGTATTCCATTGGCTGCAATTATATTGATTTTATTTTATCCCTGCCATGGAATGCGTCGTCCACCGGTAACTTCGATGTTTCCAGGGCAGAAACATTATTGAATACCCGCCACTGTGGTCTCGATGAAGTCAAGCAGCGGATTCTTGAATTTCTAGCAGCCAAAACCCTCCGGGGAACAGTACAGGCAAGAATTCTCATCGTTGATGATGAGGAGATTGCTCGAACCAATATGGAACATGTCCTGCTGAAAGATGGCTACAGCTGTTTTCCCGCTTCAAACGGTCTTGATGCTCTGGAAATACTTTCCAGTGGCGATATTGACCTGGTAATTACCGATCTGAAAATGGATCGTATGGACGGAATGGAACTCCTGGGACATATCAATCGGGTTTCTCCCGAAACTCCCGTAGTTATGGTTACCGGTTTTGCCACAGTCAATTCTGCAGTGGAAGCTTTGAAAAGGGGGGCTGCACATTACCTTGGAAAGCCCCTTAATCTTGATGAACTTCGCAAAACCGTCAAGGAAGTACTGGAAAAGAGATTGATGACGGAAATGGGCAAGGGACCCATTCTCTGTTTTACCGGTCCTCCGGGAACTGGTAAAACTTCTGTTGGCAAGGCCATAGCAGAAGCCCTCAATCACCATTTCGTCCGTATGTCCCTGGCCGGGCTGCGGGATGAGGCGGAACTCCGGGGTCACCGGCGAACTTATGTGGGTGCCATGCCCGGGCGAATCATTACTGAACTGAAACGGGTCGGGGTTAATAATCCGGTTTTCATGCTTGATGAGATAGACAAGATCGGTCAGGATTTTCGGGGTGACCCCGCATCAGTTCTTCTCGAAGTGCTTGATCCTGAACAGAACGTAAAATTTATGGACCACTATCTCGATCTGCCCTTTGATCTTTCAAAAATCATGTTTGTGGCAACAGCCAATGATCTATCGAGACTGCCGGGACCTCTTCTTGATCGCATGGAGATAGTAGAGTTTTCCGGATATACAGAGAGAGAAAAACGGGAAATAGCCAGGCAGTTCATGATTCCACGACAGCTTAAGGCAACCGGGCTGAACAGGGCGGATATACAGTTTTCTGATGATGCCGTATCCAGAATTATTAATGATTACACAAGAGAGTCAGGACTGCGCGGCCTTGAGCGGGAAATTGCAAATATCTGCAGAAAACTTGCTCTGGTTTATCTGAACAGTGATGGAAAGGATGAGCTCCTCAATATTGACGGAGAAGTTATCAGGGGATTTCTCGGTCCCCGGAAATATCATCGTGAAGCGGCAGGGGTCTGCAACAGGCTTGGCATTACAACAGGCCTTGTCTGGACTGAGGTCGGGGGAGAAATAATAAGTGTTGAGTCGGCGTTAATGCCGGGAACCGGTCATCTTATTCTTACCGGTTCCCTTGGGGAAGTTCTGCGTGAATCGGCGCAGGCCGCCCTCAGCCTTATTCGCAGCCGGACAGGAGAATATGGTGTTCCTGATGATTTTTTCAAGGCCAGTGACCTGCATATTCACCTGCCTTCAGGGGCAGTCTCAAAAGATGGACCTTCTGCCGGGATTACAATTTTTGCTGCATTGCTGTCTCTTCTCACAGGAAGGGTGGCAAGAGCCGATACGGCCATGACCGGAGAGATGACTCTCAGCGGCAGGATCTTGCCCATCAGCGGTATCCGTGAAAAGCTGTTGGCAGCACAGAGGGCCGGGATTTCAAGAGTTCTCCTGCCCGAAGCCAACAGGGATGAAGTGGAAATATTGTCAGATGATGTGAAGGAAGGGCTTGAAATAATTCTTGTGCGGGTTGTGGATGAGATTATTGAGCATGTACTGGCAGAAAGTTGACTTTGTGTTTCGGGTGGTCTGATTCAGGCATCAGGGTTTTCAAGATCATACCGCTTGATTTTCCGCCAGAGGGAGACCCTGTCTATGCCGAGCAGTTTTGCGGCTTTGGACTTGTTTCCTTCAACTTTGTCCAGAACTTCCCGGATATAGCTTTTTTCATGTTCCACAAGTGACGGCCAGGGGTCGCTGTTGGACCGGGTGGGGATGATCAAATCGTTTCGCAGATCGACGGGGAGATGGGGTGGCATGACAATCTCGTCATGGCACTCAATGAGGATCCTCTGGGCGATATTTTCAAGTTCTCGTATATTTCCAGGGTATTCATACTGCTTGAGACGTTCGATTACTTCACCGGAAAGCTGGGGGATGTCTTTCCCGGCATGGGCATGTTTAACCATGAAATGATTTACCAGCAGAGGTATGTCATCTCTGCGCTGGGCAAGGGGGGGACACGAATTGTGATAACATCAAGACGGTAAAAGAGATCCATCCTGAAGGTGCCATTCTCCGCCTCCTGTTTCAGGTCTTTGTTGGTTGCTGCAAGAATCCTTATATCAATAGGAATTTCCCTGGATCCCCCAACCCGTCGCAGGGTTCTTTCCTGGAGAACCCGCAGCAGCTTGACCTGCATGGAAAGAGAGAGTTCACCTATTTCATCAAAAAAGACTGTACCTCCTTCCGCCAGTTCCAAAAGCCCTTTCTTTTCCCTGTTTGCCCCTGTAAAGGCTTCTTTTTCGTGGCCGAACAGTTCATTCGTTATCAGTTCTTCGGTAAATGCACCGCAGTTGAAGGCAACAAAACGACCCTTTGCGCGTGGGCTCAATTCGTGAATTGTTCTCGCCACCAGTTCTTTGCCTGTCCCGGTTTCTCCCAGAATCAAAACATTGCAGTCAAGTTGTGCCACCTGGGTTATTCTTTCACGCATGGCCTGGACAGCAGGACTCTGGCCGATGATCCGGGACGCTCCCGCATTGTCCGATAGCTGCTTTTTCAGGGAACGGATCTCTTTCTGCATACCACTTTTTTCAAGTGCCTTTCCGACAAGAACTTTGAGCTCTGCCACATTGACAGGTTTAGGGAGGTAATGGTACGCACCCTGTCGAATTGCCTCAATGGCTGTCTCAACGCTGGAATATCCTGTGATGACCACCACTTCAGTTGCCGGCCACCTTTTTTTTGTTCCGTTAAGAACAGCGATACCGTCTTTTCCCTGCATCCGCAAATCAGTAAGGACCAGGTCAACTTCTCTTTTCTCAAGAAGTGAAAGAGCAGTTTCTCCGCTGTCGGCAACTACAACATCATATCCTTCCTTTTCCATTATCAGGGCCAGATTCTCCCTGGCAATGGCTTCATCATCCACGACAAGGACGGTTTTTCTGTCTGAAGAGGTCATTGTAGTTGTTTCTAGCCCAGGGGGAGTTTGATATGGAACGAAGCACCCTCCCCGGGAGTGCTTTCAACGGATATTTCTCCATGGTGCCGCTGGATTATACCGTAAACGACGGAGAGGCCAAGACCAGTCCCCTTGCCCTCTTCTTTCGTGGTGTAAAACGGGTCGAACAGTTGTCCGCGTATCTCTGTCGGAATACCCTGACCAGTATCGGTAATTTCTATCAGCACACTGTTTTCCTGTTCATCGACTCTGGCGGAAATAGTAATTGTTCCCTGGTGCTCAATTGACTGGGAAGCGTTGATGAGAAGATTGAGGAACACTTCCTGCATCCTCTGTATATCCACAGGCAGGACCAGGTCTTTCGGAACATTGACTGTAATGATAATATCTGCCGGAATCTGACTTTTTACCAGTTCTACGGCTCGATTGACAATATTGACGAGTGTTGAAGGGCGGAGGGTGAATTCCTGCAATCTGGAAAATTCGAGTAATCCCTTAACGATATCCCTTGCCCTGTGGGTTTCCTGTTCAATGTTTTTCAGCATTCTGCGGATCAGTTCCTGATCATTGGATTCCAGATCATCGATTGCGATCTGGCAGGAGGTGGAAATATTATTCAGGGGATTGTTGAGTTGGTGGGCCACACCGGCAGTCAGTGTGCCGATTGAAGAGAGTTTTTTAGACTGGACCAGCTGGTCCTGCCTGTGCTCAAGCTCCTGAACCATGGTATTGAATGCTTCCATGACCTGTTGCATTTCATCCCTGGTGGCGGGAATTTCCAGTTTTTTGAAACGTCCCAGGGCGATATCTTTTGTGGCTTTTTTGATGACGGTCAACGGGTCGAAAATCCGTGAAAAAATGAGAAAAGGGATGAGAATACTCAGCAGAATGGCAATAGTCGCCCAGATGACCAGTTGCTGTTTGAGTTCTTTGAGTATTGAATAAATCTGAGTATGTTCGAATTTAACCAGATGTTCACTCAATTCAACCATCTGCTGACCCTGCAGTCTTATTTTTTCAATTATATCCTTGTGCAGATCGGGGCTTGTGGGATCTGCCCTGGTGAACTGCCTGAAACTTCTGCGGTAAGTTTCAATATGACTGCTGAGTTCCTCCAGCATGGGAGCAACTTTCAGTTTTTCCACCTTATCGGACATATCCCTCTGGGTCTTCAGGGCCAGGTCAATAAATTTTGCATTTTCATGCAGTGCCTGGGGCGTATTGTATAGCAGGTAATTTTTTTCATACCGGCGAACTTCCAGGATTATATTATTGAGCTTGTAGGCCAGGCCCATGATTTGCAGTTTTTCCTCTGCTGTGCGCAGGTCTTCATAGGAAATGTATCCGATTATCAGAATCCCAATCACATAACATATATGGATGAACTTGAATCTGCCGATGAGGCTGAGGCGCAATGGTCTGAACACAAAAATACTCCACAGCTTGGCACTGAAGGCTGACGGTGAAAAGCAACAGGGCTCAAGAATTTGTTTATCCCGAATTTCCCATGAAAGCATGGCTGAGCCTTTTAGTCGAGCTCTGCCGGTCAAGGGAAAAATATTATTTTACTCTTTTGTGTTTACCAAAATATAAAGGAAAAGTAAATAGTTGGGAATTGCAGTTGAATCGTCATTCATTTCATTGCTGAAAATCATATAGAGACGCCTGGAAAAGTGTTTTTGTATAATTCTGTGCGGGTGAGGAAAACAGTTCACGGGATGGTCCGCTTTCAACGATTTTTCCGTTCTGCATGACAACTATATAGTCCGCCATGGCCCTTATAACCCGAAGGTCATGGGATATGAAAATATAGGTCAGGTTATGCTTTTCCTGCAGTGTGAGGAGGAGATCAATGACCTGGGCCTGAATGGTAACATCAAGCGCTGAAGTCGGTTCATCCAGAATCAGCAGTTGTGGTTTCAGGATGATTGACCGGGCAATTGCAATCCGTTGGCGTTGTCCTCCGGAAAATTCATGGGGATAACGATAGATCATGTCCGCCGTCAATCCAACTTCTTCCAGCGTTGCAAGGATCCTGGTTCTTCTATTGGCTCGATCAAATTCCGGGAAATGGATTTTCAGTCCTTCTCCAATGATCTCTTCAACGGTGAGCCTGGGTGAGAGAGAAGAAAAAGGATCCTGGAAAACGATCTGCATGTGTCGACGAAGGCTTCGTATCTGTCCACTATTTAACTGTGCCAGGTCTTTTCCGTTGTAGACTATTTTGCCTTGACTGGGGTCAGTTTTAAAATGGCAAAGGCGAGCGTCGTTTTCCCGGACCCGGATTCACCGACTATACCGCATGTGGTTCCCCTGTGAAGTCGGATAGTTGCCTTGTTCACCGCGGTGATCCGGGTTTTTTCACGTCTGAGGAACTGGCCCCAGCTGCGGGCAGTGGCAAAGAAACAGCTCAGGTTTTCAGTTTCAAGGAGAAGTGGAGATTTTGAGATCTCCTTCTGTTTATGTTCCCTGGTTGTAAGGGAAAGGAGTTGGCCTGCGTAACTGTTCGAATGAGAAGAAAAAAGCTGCTCTGTCCTTCCCTGTTCGACAATGAAACCATTTTTCATAAGGACAAGCTGGTCGGCATTTTTTTTAACCAGACCAAGGTCGTGGGATATCAGGAGGAGGCCCATATTAAATTCCATCTGGATATCATGAATAAGCTGCAGAATCTGGGCCTGGATTGTTACATCAAGCGCAGTGGTCGGTTCATCGGCGATCAGCAGTGCCGGTCTGCAGGCAAGAGCCATGGCTATCATGACACGTTGCCTCTGGCCACCGGACAGCTGATGGGGATAGGCTGTCATGCATCGTTCCGGATCAATGATACCACACCGGTCAAGTAATCGTATGGCTTCTTTTTCCGCTTCTTTTTTTACCATCCTGCGGTGGATGAGAAGAGGCTCTTTAATCTGGTTGCCCACGGAGAAAACAGGGTTTAGAGAACTCATTGGTTCCTGGAAAATGATGGCAATCCGGTTTCCTCTGATTATGCGCATTTCCTCAAAAGGAAGTTTTTGCAGATCCCTGTTTTCAAAAATAATGGAACCGGTAGTGCTTATTGTACTGTTTTCCTCAAGAAGGCGCAGGACGGAATAAGCTGTGACGGATTTTCCGGAGCCCGATTCACCGACCAGGGCTGTTGTTTTACCCTTGGGGATGGTGAAGGAGATATTATGGAGGACCTGGGTTTGAACAGGGTTATTCTGTTCGTTACGTCCATGGAACCAGAGGTTGAAGTTGTCGACCGTCAGCAGCATGGGGAATTCTGCTTAATAACGTATGTCAAAAGAGCTGTACGATTTGTCTGTCTCAGAGTCATAAACGAGCACTTCATCTACTTTTGAATGAGGAGATCCATCATGGAACCAGTCGAGCATTGACCTGACATATTCTTCCTCCCCGGAGAGAAGCGCTTCAACGGAACCATCGGGAAGATTGCGGACCCAGCCGGTCAAGCCGAGACTGACGGCCTGTCTTTTCGTGTAGTCACGAAAGAACACACCCTGAACTTTTCCTTTTACTATGACTTTTTTGCTAATCATGCGGAGTGTACCTGAAATCCAAATTCATGACGGTTTTGTGTTCTTATTGCAATAGATCGCAAAAGCGGTAAGAACTCTCAATCCGGCGAATTAAAATCATTTTTCTTCCAGCCAATTTCCAGGAATTCAGTTGTTCAAATAGATCAAGGAGATCCGTTGCTATGGAGAATGGCAGAAATTTCATGGTTGGCTGCTTTGGCCATTTCATTGAACGATGTCGTCATTCCTATATCATAGCGGTTTTCTGAAAATTTTTCTATACGTACTACTTTTCCAATCAGAAGAACAGATGAATTATGCCCTGTTTCCACCTTGACTTTGATCAGGGCGCCGATGGGCAGCGGATGTTTGTTTTCAAAAAGAATCCCGCCGACACAGATATCCTTGCTCTTACCGGAAAAGGGGATTGAGTCCTTGAAATCGAGTTCTTTTACAAGTATCGGTTGACTGATTTTTACCCGGAGGTAACGTCTTTTTTCTTTTTTGAAATGGGAAATCCTGTTTTTTCCAGCCCCTTTGGAAAGATAAAGAGCGCTGTCTGCCATGGACAGCAGTTGAGTTGGGTTGTCAGAATTGAGAGGGTATGAAGCCAGACCGCCACTGATGGTTATTCTGAGGGTATCAGATTTATGGGAAAATAGATGCAACTCAATTTCCTTTCGTATTCTTTCTGCAAGGATAAACGCATTGATGCTGTCTGTGTGGGACATGAGCAGGATGAATTCCTCACCGCCGAACCTGGCTGCGATATCACTGTCCCTTTTTTCAAGATTAATGATACCGGCAGTCTGTTTCAGAACTTCATCCCCAGCCAGATGACCATAAGTATCATTTACCTCTTTAAAATTGTCGATATCAAGAAAAAGTACCGTGAGATCAGTGTTGTATCGTTTTGCCAGGGAAAGCTGCTGGGTAAATGTTTCGTCAAAATATGTTCTGTTGAAAAGGCCGGTAAGCTGGTCATAAATAGTGTCCCGAACTACGTTCTCATAGTATGTGGTTTCGATGAGTCGCGGGTGAGAGAGATGTTCAGTTGAGGTTTGCAGAAAATCGCTGAGGGCAGTTGTTATGTCGACATATCTTCCCAGGAGTTTCATGAGTTTCAGCCTGTGTTCAAGGGATTCCCGCCAGAATCGGCTGCCTTTTTTCTCGGGGATGTCTATGCCTGCCAGAATTTTGAAAACTGCAGTATACACTTCAGGTCCGGAAGCTTTGGAATAATCGTCGATTTTGGCAATAAATTCCTCATCACTGGAGGCTTCCACCTTATATTTATATACTGTGCTTTCTGTTTGATTCATGCAGTTTTATCAGGCTCCTCATAGTTTACAGTCTGTCGTCCAGTAATCTTCGAATTAATAACATGAAAATGGAGCTGACTGCAACAGGAACTTTTTCAACGCCAAGGGAATCGACAATTTAAACGACCATGGTTTCAGCACGGATTATCCGGCTCTCAACTTTGAACCGGGAATCCCTGAAATGGGCTAACCCGCATTTTTCATCAGTTCAGGCGGCGTCAGCTACAAAATTTTCAAGAGTAAATAATAGTGGCCTATATTTACTGTTGAAATATTGCAGAAGATGGCGTCGCCTGGGCTGACCTTGGGTGAACATTGTGTCAATTTTGTTCGACTACTGATAGTTGGCTAATTATTTGTATTCTACAGCTCATCTCAAAATTGACACAATGTTCATGAGAAATGCGGGCTAAAAGCTTGGTAGTTACCCACATCTGGAAATCCTGGGACGCAGACACTTTCTTATATTTGATATCAAAGGAGTGTTGTGGGGTGTCAGCAGTTCAGTGGAGAAGAATTCGGGTAATCTGTCGTCAGCTGCAGCGTGTGTTATCCTCCACCGATCATGGGAAAGATGGCCAGCATGCAGTTCTCCTCTAATACTGAATCGAAAGCTGCATGCCTGGAATTGATCATGAGTACGCCCACCTCTTCCCGGTCAATGCCAAGGGAATCGACAATTTCACCTACCGTGGTTCCATCCGGGATTTCCCGGTTCTCAGCTTTGAACCGGGAATCCCTGAAATAGGCGAAAAGTTTGATGGTCACCCGCATTTAGAAATCCCAGAATGTTGCGATTTCCTCATCACTGAAATCAAAAACAGTGTTGTGGGGCGGCAGCGGTTCGGTGTAGAAGAATTCGGGCAGTCTGTCGTCCGCTGCAGTGAAACCGGCAGCACTGTTAAACGCGCGTTCCGTTTTGAGAATACTCTGTCCCAGGCTCACAACATCATCCCCGGTAAGGTTGAGATCAAAGCGTGCATTGAGCATGTCCACCAGAGCCGGGAGGCATGTTTCGTTATCAAGGGCTGC
The DNA window shown above is from Desulfomarina profundi and carries:
- a CDS encoding acylphosphatase, which translates into the protein MISKKVIVKGKVQGVFFRDYTKRQAVSLGLTGWVRNLPDGSVEALLSGEEEYVRSMLDWFHDGSPHSKVDEVLVYDSETDKSYSSFDIRY
- a CDS encoding helix-turn-helix domain-containing protein produces the protein MVKHAHAGKDIPQLSGEVIERLKQYEYPGNIRELENIAQRILIECHDEIVMPPHLPVDLRNDLIIPTRSNSDPWPSLVEHEKSYIREVLDKVEGNKSKAAKLLGIDRVSLWRKIKRYDLENPDA
- a CDS encoding sigma-54-dependent transcriptional regulator, coding for MTSSDRKTVLVVDDEAIARENLALIMEKEGYDVVVADSGETALSLLEKREVDLVLTDLRMQGKDGIAVLNGTKKRWPATEVVVITGYSSVETAIEAIRQGAYHYLPKPVNVAELKVLVGKALEKSGMQKEIRSLKKQLSDNAGASRIIGQSPAVQAMRERITQVAQLDCNVLILGETGTGKELVARTIHELSPRAKGRFVAFNCGAFTEELITNELFGHEKEAFTGANREKKGLLELAEGGTVFFDEIGELSLSMQVKLLRVLQERTLRRVGGSREIPIDIRILAATNKDLKQEAENGTFRMDLFYRLDVITIRVPPLPSAEMTYLCW
- a CDS encoding MoaD/ThiS family protein; this translates as MRVTIKLFAYFRDSRFKAENREIPDGTTVGEIVDSLGIDREEVGVLMINSRHAAFDSVLEENCMLAIFPMIGGG
- a CDS encoding sensor histidine kinase; the encoded protein is MFRPLRLSLIGRFKFIHICYVIGILIIGYISYEDLRTAEEKLQIMGLAYKLNNIILEVRRYEKNYLLYNTPQALHENAKFIDLALKTQRDMSDKVEKLKVAPMLEELSSHIETYRRSFRQFTRADPTSPDLHKDIIEKIRLQGQQMVELSEHLVKFEHTQIYSILKELKQQLVIWATIAILLSILIPFLIFSRIFDPLTVIKKATKDIALGRFKKLEIPATRDEMQQVMEAFNTMVQELEHRQDQLVQSKKLSSIGTLTAGVAHQLNNPLNNISTSCQIAIDDLESNDQELIRRMLKNIEQETHRARDIVKGLLEFSRLQEFTLRPSTLVNIVNRAVELVKSQIPADIIITVNVPKDLVLPVDIQRMQEVFLNLLINASQSIEHQGTITISARVDEQENSVLIEITDTGQGIPTEIRGQLFDPFYTTKEEGKGTGLGLSVVYGIIQRHHGEISVESTPGEGASFHIKLPLG
- the lon gene encoding endopeptidase La; the encoded protein is MNTRHCGLDEVKQRILEFLAAKTLRGTVQARILIVDDEEIARTNMEHVLLKDGYSCFPASNGLDALEILSSGDIDLVITDLKMDRMDGMELLGHINRVSPETPVVMVTGFATVNSAVEALKRGAAHYLGKPLNLDELRKTVKEVLEKRLMTEMGKGPILCFTGPPGTGKTSVGKAIAEALNHHFVRMSLAGLRDEAELRGHRRTYVGAMPGRIITELKRVGVNNPVFMLDEIDKIGQDFRGDPASVLLEVLDPEQNVKFMDHYLDLPFDLSKIMFVATANDLSRLPGPLLDRMEIVEFSGYTEREKREIARQFMIPRQLKATGLNRADIQFSDDAVSRIINDYTRESGLRGLEREIANICRKLALVYLNSDGKDELLNIDGEVIRGFLGPRKYHREAAGVCNRLGITTGLVWTEVGGEIISVESALMPGTGHLILTGSLGEVLRESAQAALSLIRSRTGEYGVPDDFFKASDLHIHLPSGAVSKDGPSAGITIFAALLSLLTGRVARADTAMTGEMTLSGRILPISGIREKLLAAQRAGISRVLLPEANRDEVEILSDDVKEGLEIILVRVVDEIIEHVLAES
- a CDS encoding diguanylate cyclase, which codes for MNQTESTVYKYKVEASSDEEFIAKIDDYSKASGPEVYTAVFKILAGIDIPEKKGSRFWRESLEHRLKLMKLLGRYVDITTALSDFLQTSTEHLSHPRLIETTYYENVVRDTIYDQLTGLFNRTYFDETFTQQLSLAKRYNTDLTVLFLDIDNFKEVNDTYGHLAGDEVLKQTAGIINLEKRDSDIAARFGGEEFILLMSHTDSINAFILAERIRKEIELHLFSHKSDTLRITISGGLASYPLNSDNPTQLLSMADSALYLSKGAGKNRISHFKKEKRRYLRVKISQPILVKELDFKDSIPFSGKSKDICVGGILFENKHPLPIGALIKVKVETGHNSSVLLIGKVVRIEKFSENRYDIGMTTSFNEMAKAANHEISAILHSNGSP